AGTTGCAACAGCTCCAGCCGTTCTTCGGTCTCGCGCTCGCAGGGCTCCTGCTGCACGAGCCGGTCGCCTGGAGCATGATAGCCGCGACCGCGCTCGTGGTTGCCTGCGTGTTCTTCGCGCGCCGGTTTGCGTGAGGCCCTCGCCTCACGCCTGTCCCATCACCGTCCGCGTCAGCGCGCTCCGTGCGAACTTCTTCAGCGGCATCGGCTTGCCGAACAGAAAGCCCTGCACGAGGTCGAAGCCGAGCTCGTTGGCCGCAACGAGATCGGAGCGGCTCTCGACCCCCTGGGCCACGCTGCGCGCGCCATGGCCCTGCGCGAGCTCGACGATGTGGCGGCATACCGTGCGCTTGAGCCGGTCGTTGCCGCTGCCGGTCACGAACTGCCGGTCCGCCTTCAGCTTGACGAAGGGAATCTTGTCCAGGCCCATCAGCGCCGGCCAGTTGGTGCCGAGATTGTCGATCGACAGGCCGATATTGTGCAGGCCGATCTCGCGCGCGACTTCGGTGAGGTTATCGAGATCGCGGATCGCCTCGTCGCTGTCGATCTCGACCGTCAGCCCGCCGAAGGCCGGATGCGTCGGCACGCTGCGGCAGAGATCGCGCACCGCCTGCGGCTCCGTGAGATAGGACGCGGGAAGATTGATCGACAGGTCGACCGGGCTTTGTTGCTCCAGCAGGTAGTGCCAGTCCTGCATGGCGCGCTCGATCACGAACTCCGACAGGTCGCGCAGATGCGGATCGTGCGGCTCCGGAATGAAGTAGGCCGGCGGCACCACGCCCCAGGTCGGATGCCGCATTCGTACCAGCGCCTCGGCACCGCTGCGGACCAGCGTGCGCGCGTCGATCTTGGGCTGGTACCAGAGCTCGAGCCAGCCGGCATGCAGAGCCTCGCCGACATGCACGGCCGGGCTCGGCGCCGGCTCCTCCGGCAGCAACATGGCGACGCGCTCGCGCAGCGTGTCCGCGGCAAAGGGCGTGGTCAGCGGCGGCAGCATGGCAAGACCATATTCCTCGCCGACCTGCCGCACGGCTTTGACGATGATCGACTCGCGGGCGCCCACCGCCAGAACCTTGCCGGCAAAGGCCTCGCGCACCAATATTTCGAGGAATCTCCCCGGCTCGATGCCGTCGGTGGCGACGCCGAGCAGGATCAGGTCCGGCAGGTCGGTGGCGAGCACGGTCTGCAGCTCGTCCGCGCTGGCGCATTCGCTGGTGACGAAGCCGAGATCCTCCAGCACCTCGCTGAGAAAGGCGCGCAGATGCCGCTTGCTGTCGGCCACGCAGGCGCGCGGCGTTACCTTACGTCGTCCGAAGGTCACAGGCCTCCGTCCGACGAGCTCAACCATCCCATCGTTCATCGTATACCACTCCCGTTCCGTGACGGTTTCTTAAACGGCGAGCGTGGGTCCAAATAAGGAGAGCTTCACATCGTTCTTGAATTATCTGAGTAACGTTAAACCCTGCAATTCGAGCTAAATCTTCGACAGTCTGTTCGAAAAGAATTTGCATACTCGAGCACCGCACGCGCAACGACTGCCAGCGCACACGAAATTCCTCTCTTGCGATGCAAGAGGCGAGGGGCTCGCCGACCGGCGGGGGCGGGCGATACGATTGTGTGTCCTTTCGAAGCAACGGCAGATGATCGGAGGATTACGATCAGTGGTTTTTTCGGGGTGCGCGGCGAGTGTTCGGCGACGGTGAACGGGACCGCGTCGTCTTTCCCGCCATGCGCGCATGCGCAGCTTTCGCTCGCGGCGGTTCTGCGACAACGCGGCCGGCCCCGCGGGCGCGAATGTGAAACGCATCACACGTGTATTGCTGCACTTGCGCTATTGCTCGGCTCAGCCGGTGGTGGGCTGGCGAGGATTGCGACAATGACGACGCGGCGGTTGATGTATTGGTGGTTCAGAACCGTGATGTCAGGGCGATTTCTCGATCGCTTCCTGTGCCTGCCGCGCGCACATTGAAGCGCGCCGCGCGATATCAGGTCTGCCCGATCAATTTGCGAAACGCCGCCGCGCCGTCCTGCATCGCGTCGCGCCCCTTCCAGGCCAGATAAGTCAGCTTGCCGCCGAGCGTGTCGTGGCTG
The nucleotide sequence above comes from Bradyrhizobium sp. NDS-1. Encoded proteins:
- a CDS encoding EAL domain-containing response regulator translates to MNDGMVELVGRRPVTFGRRKVTPRACVADSKRHLRAFLSEVLEDLGFVTSECASADELQTVLATDLPDLILLGVATDGIEPGRFLEILVREAFAGKVLAVGARESIIVKAVRQVGEEYGLAMLPPLTTPFAADTLRERVAMLLPEEPAPSPAVHVGEALHAGWLELWYQPKIDARTLVRSGAEALVRMRHPTWGVVPPAYFIPEPHDPHLRDLSEFVIERAMQDWHYLLEQQSPVDLSINLPASYLTEPQAVRDLCRSVPTHPAFGGLTVEIDSDEAIRDLDNLTEVAREIGLHNIGLSIDNLGTNWPALMGLDKIPFVKLKADRQFVTGSGNDRLKRTVCRHIVELAQGHGARSVAQGVESRSDLVAANELGFDLVQGFLFGKPMPLKKFARSALTRTVMGQA